Within Oceanicoccus sp. KOV_DT_Chl, the genomic segment TTTAAGCCTTAATGTTCTTTTTAAACACGCCTCTAAAATCCAGAGGCGTGTATCAACAAGATTAACTTTTCTAAAAAAATCTAGTGCGTTTTAGCGAACAGTAAATCCCACACCCCATGCCCTAAGCGCTCACCCCTTTTTTCAAATTTTGTGATAGGTCGATACTCTGGCCGTGGCGAAAAACAATACTCATCAGCCTGATTACTGAACCCATCGGCAGCCGTCATGACTTCCATCATTTGTTCCGCATAATGTTCCCAATCAGTCGCTAAATGCAAAATGCCTTTAGGTTTAAGTTTATTACGTAGCGTCTGCACAAAAGCGGGCTGAATCAAGCGGCGTTTATTGTGTTTTTTTTTGTGCCAGGGATCTGGAAAATAAATTTGAATACGATCAAGGCTATTATCTTCTATACACTGATTTAAAACCTCTACGGCATCATCGCAATACACGCGAATATTTTCCACTTGCTGTTCGCCCATACCATGCAGGAGCTTACCCACACCTGGAGCATGCACTTCGATACCGATAAAGTTTTTATCGGGAGCCGCTTTTGCCATTTCCACTAACGACGCACCCATGCCGAAACCGATCTCTAAAACAGTGTCAGCTTCTCGGCCAAAAACAGCGGAAAAGTTGATAACGCCATCACCCAAAGTTAAACCTTTAAGCGGCCAATACTGATCATAGGCTTTTTGCTGACCCGGCGTCATGCGCCCGGTGCGTAATACAAAGCTGCGAATCGATCGACGCTTGCGCTCCTCTGGCGTAGCGGAGGAATTAACTTGCGGTGTTACTGAATCAGCACTCATCTGTTACTCCATCCCTTTATAGACCGCTACGGCTAAACTCAACCAACCCGCTATCATTGCCACTCCGCCTAAAGGCGTAATAGCTCCTAACCATTTAATGCCAGTCAAGGCCAACAGGTACAAACTTCCTGAAAAAATAATCATCCCCACAATAAATAAACAGCCACTCCAATTTAATAACGGCATTGGCATTTGCAAGGCCAGCGTCCCCACTAACATCAACGCCAGCGTATGATAAAAATGATACTGCACTCCGGTTTGATAGACCGCCATCAAATCTTCCGTTAATCTTGCTTTCAAACCATGCGCGCCAAACGCACCAATCGCCACGGCCATTAAACCGCTAATCGCAGCTATCAATAGAAATGTTTTTGCCATAATTTTTTAACTCTGAAAGCTATTACCCAAATGTTTATTGATAAACATAAAAAAACCGCCATCAGGCGGTTTTAACGCGACACCATAAAGCATTAGGCTTCCATAGTGGCTCGCACTTTTTTCATTGCATTTTGTTCCAGCTGGCGCACACGCTCAGCTGAAACACCATACTTATCGGCCAGCTCATGCAAGGTGGCTTTACTATCTGATAACCAGCGCGCCTGCAAAATATCACGACTGCGCTCGTCCAGCTGATCCAATGCAATATGTAAGTGTTGGTTACTGTTCTGCTCCCAATCTGCATCTTCTAATAGCAAGGCAGGATTAGCAGACTTATCTTCCAGATAATGAGCAGGAGCGACAATACCATCATCATCGTCATCCGCACCCGCATCAAAGCCCAAGTCTGAAGCCGTTAACCGGCTTTCCATGCGGCGGACTTCTTTAATATCTACACCTAGATCATCGGCAACCGCATGCGCTTCATCATTGGTTAACCACGCCAGCTTTTTCTTGGCGCCACGAAGATTAAAAAACAATTTACGCTGTGCTTTAGTGGTAGCGACTTTCACAATCCGCCAGTTGCGCAGGATAAATTCGTGCATTTCTGCTTTTACCCAATGCACTGCAAAAGACACCAAACGGACGCCTTTTTCCGGATTAAAGCGCTTTACCGCTTTCATCAGGCCAATATTACCTTCCTGAATCAAATCGGCTAAAGGCAAACCATAGCCTTTGTATGACTTGGCAATATGGACGACAAAGCGCAAGTGAGACATAACCAGCTCACGGGCAGCTTCTAAATTTTCATGGTAATAGAGCTCTTCGCCCAGCTCGCGCTCGCGCTCAGCAGTCAAGACCGGAAAGGTATTCACAGTCTGCATGTAGGCGTTGAGGTTGCTCCCCGGTACCAAATTAACAGTCTGTAGTGCAGTACTCATAATATCCTCCAAACAATCGGCGCAAATTTTAGCACTCATTCCTTTAGAGTGCTAATAACAAAATAGTTCGTTTATTACGCGCCATTATTGCTCTAATTCATTGGGATATGGGGGTGATTTGACCTGGATCAAGGCCTACCTAGCCAGAAACTACCCTTTTTACCACTAATACCTTTATCGAGGCTCAATAGCGCCCAAGTGCTTGCCTACTGCTAACCAGGCACCAATCAAACCCAAACCCGCACTGCTCAACCACAGTAACAAGGTTTCGCCTATACCCAAGCCCTGCAATTGAAACTGGCTTTGATACAAGCCTGCCAGATTAGCAATCGGCCCACTTAGCCAAAACAAGCTCACTGAGATGGTTAGCCAACAGACAATACCGCCACCAAAGCCATACCATAAACCAGTATAGAGAAAGGGGCGACGCACAAAGGTGTTGGTTGCCCCCACCAGTTTGACAATAACTATCTCATCGCGCCGGCTTTCAATTGCCAGCCGAATGGTATTACCAATTACCAGCAGCACCCCCAGCGATAGTAGGGCCGCCAATGCTAGCGTTAAGCGCCGACCTAACTCCATCATGCTATATAAGCGCTGTACCCACTCTAGATCCAGTATTGCCTGCTCTATCTGGGGCAGGCTTTTCAATTCATTAAATAGTGCTTCGGTAGCTGCAGCTGAAATCTCCTTTTCCACCGGCCGGACAACAATCACTGCTGGCAGCGGGTTTTGATCCAGGTGAGCCAAAACATCGCCATAACCCGATAGCGCTTGAAATTCCTCCAGCGCCTGACTGCGGGAAATATACTCCACCTCGGCAATATCTGTCCGCAACCGCAGTTTTTTGGCTAGTTGCCGACTATCTTCCTCGGAAACCACTTTATTAACGAACAAGGAGATTTGCGCAGCACCGTCCCAGCCGCGGCTAACAGCATCAAGATTACCCAGCGCTACAAACAAGCCTGTGGGCAAGGCCAATGCAATACCGATCACCAGCCAGGTCATCAGGCTTGGAATAGGAGTGCTCAACAAGCGCTTAAAACTGTCTACCGCCACCAATTTATGATGGGCAATATAGCTATTCATCTTATCGCTGGTGCTGGTGCGACTTTGGCTAGCGCCTTTTTCTTTTTTAGGCGAACTACCAGCGCGGCTGTCTTTTCGAGGATTTTGCTTATTCATCAACCGCCACCCAAGGCCGAGACTATCTGCCCTTCACGCAAGGTCATCATACGATACGGTAATCTGGCAATCAGGCTAAGATCGTGGCTGGCAATTAATACCGTCACACCCACCTGATTAAACTGCTCAAACAAATGCATAATTTCAGCGGAAAGTTCCGGGTCAAGGTTACCGGTCGGCTCATCCGCCAATAATATTTTGGGTTTGTTCACTACCGCACGGGCGATACCAACCCTTTGCTGCTCACCCCGGACAAGGTAATCGGCATTAATTTTTCTTTGCTCAGCAGCCCTACTTTATCCAGTGCCGCACGAACCCTGCGACCCACTTCCCGCGGTTGATAACCGGCGATAATTAACGGCAACGCCACATTATCAAATACGGTACGATCAAATAATAATTGATGATTTTGAAATACCACCCCGATATCACGCCGCAATGCCGGAATTTTTCTGGCCGGCAAGCCTTTGAGGTTTTGCCCATTAACAAACACCTGACCCTGGGTAGGTCGTTCCATCACCATCATCAACTTGAGCAATGTACTTTTGCCAGCACCACTATGGCCCGTTAAAAACACCATCTCATTGGGCTCAATATGAAAGCTAACCCCGCGCAAAGCTTCATGGCCACCCGGGTAACGCTTACTGACTTGATCAAATTGAATCATGTGATGATTTGCTTAATGAAATTAAATTATTATTGGTCTACATCAAATAATGCCGCGACAAAATCTTCCGCCACAAAAGGACGCAAATCGTCTACTTTTTCGCCTACGCCAATAAATCGAATCGGAATATCTAGCTGCTTACTGATAGCGAAAATAATACCGCCTTTGGCGGTGCCATCTAATTTGGTCAATGTGAGGCCGCTGACACCCACCACTTGTTGAAAACTTTTTGCTTGCGATAGGGCATTTTGACCGGTACCTGCATCCAATACCAGCATCACTTCATGGGGAGCAGTATCATCGAGCTTAGCCATTACCCGCACGACTTTTTTCAACTCTTCCATTAAGTTGTCTTTGTTGTGTAAGCGCCCGGCAGTGTCTGCAATTAACACATCTATATTGCGGGCTTGTGCCGCTTGCACGGCATCAAAAATAACCGAGGCACTATCGGCTCCGCTGTGTTGAGCGATAACCGGCACATTATTGCGCTCGCCCCAGACTTGTAATTGTTCAACTGCAGCCGCGCGAAACGTATCACCGGCAGCCAACATAACGGACTTGCCTTCCGATTGAAAACGCTTGCTTAGCTTACCGATAGTAGTCGTTTTCCCGACGCCATTTACACCAACCATTAAAATAACATAAGGCTTTTTACCACTATCGATCTGTAATGGTATGGCACTGCCATGCAACAACGCTGCTAACTCTTTTTGTAAAGACTGGTACAAAGCATCTGCATCAAATAATTCTTTCCGCGACACCTGTTGGGTTAACTTTTCCATAATCTCGCGAGTCGCTTCAATGCCAACATCGGCAACCAGTAGCTGGGTTTCCAAATCATCCAACAGCTCGTCATCAATTTCTTTTTTGCCGAGAAAGATAGTGCCCATACCGCTGGCAAAACTGCTGCTGGTTTTCTTCAACCCGCTTTTCAGTCGAGAGAAAAAACCCGACTTGGACGTATCGTTATCTTCCGGGGAAGCTGTTTCTGGTTCTACGGCAACGTCAACGACCTCTGGCTCGGCGGAGCTAAGCTCGTCAGCATTTGTTTCGGGGTTGGATTTAAAGCGATCAAAGAACTTCATGAATGGAACATAGACTCAAATTATTTTACGGCTAATAAGAGTGGTATCCTACCACCCTTACGAGATGAAATAGAGTCTCATTAACGTTTATATCACTAACAATTTATGGCTAAAACTTCACCCCGGCGCCCGAGCAACAAAACCAGTAACCAATTGCGGATTATTGGTGGCCAATGGCGTGGTAGAAAATTGGCCTTCCCCACAGTCGAAGGACTGCGCCCGACTCCCGACAGGGTTCGGGAAACGCTATTTAACTGGCTGGCACCCAGCATCATTGGCGCTCGCTGTGCAGACCTATTCAGTGGCAGTGGCGCGCTCGGGTTGGAGGCGTTATCCAGAGGTTCCGGACATACCGATTTAGTTGACAGCGCCAAGCCCGTCAGCCAACAGCTCAACCTTAATCTGCAAACGTTGCAATGTGACCACGCCACTGTCTGGCACAGCCAAGCGCAGCCGTGGCTACAACAAGCAATACCGGGCTACGATATTATTTTTCTCGACCCCCCTTTTGGCCAGAATTTAGCCGCCAGCTGTATAGAAATCATCAATAATCGCAATTTACTGAACGACAAAGCCTGGGTATATCTGGAAATGGGTGCTACAGAACCGCTACCCCATTACCCCGAAAACTGGCAACTACACCGGGAAAAAACCGCCGGCCAGGTCTGCTATCGCCTATTCAAGGTTGAGCAGGCATAAATTCCCTAGACAGGTATAATTAGCCTCACGTCTACACTCACCCAACAGGCTTCATTGAGAACTGTATGAAAACCGTTATCTATCCTGGCACTTTCAACCCTATTACTAACGGTCATATCGATTTGGTGGAGCGCGCCGCCAAACTTTTCGACAAGGTGGTAATCGCCATTGCCTATAGTGAGAAAAAGCAGCCCATGTTTAGCCTTGAGCAGCGCATCACTCTATGTGAGCAGGCACTTGCTCACTTGGATAACATTGAGGTGTGTGGGTTTAGTGAGCTGCTGGTAGATTTTGCCCGCAGCAAAAATAGCCAATTTGTACTGCGCGGTGTGCGCTCAATGAAGGACTTTGAATATGAAATTCAAATGGCGGATATGAACCGGGCAATGTCGCCCGGGTTTGAAACTATTTTTCTCACCCCTGCTGATGGTCTGTCGTATATCTCTTCCACACTGGTAAGGGAGATTGCCGGCATGGGAGGCGATGTCAGCAACTTTGTCCCCGCCAATGTGCTAGGTGCATTGCAGCAACAACTGGATCAATAATTTAAGTCATTTATGTCTTTATTAATTACCGACGAATGTATCAATTGCGATGTTTGCGAGCCGGTGTGCCCCAATGAGGCCATCTATCAAGGCGAGCTGATTTATGAAATAGACCCATCACTGTGTACCGAATGTGTTGGGCATTTTGATGAACCACAATGTCAAACCGTCTGCCCTGTCGATTGTATTCCTTTAGACCCGGACCATCTGGAAACCCCGAAACAATTACAAGCAAAATACCAACGTTTAATAGCCGTTGGCTAATGCAAATACACAACCCGCCAACAAAAAAGCCCGATGATAGAACCACCGGGCTTTTTTAATACACTGCACTCTTGCTGATTCAGCAAGGCACTATTTTTAATTTTCGTCGAAAGTAGCAACTTCTTTCTTATAACCGGAACGGGTACAACCAAGACAACGAATAAAAGTCGCTTTGGCAGGACCAACAACCAGCGTTTCACCAGCTTCCAGCGCATTACCACCAGCCAGAGAAAACGGCAGACTGACCACATAAAAAACAGTACCTAACACGGTTGTAGCCAGTAACAGCGGCCGGGCTAAAATTAAATCACCGGCCATAGCCACTGCTGAAGGGTCTTCTTCAACCGCCTGACTATAAGCCATCTGTGGCATCAACAGGACCAGAGCCATACTCAGTGCCAAACCGATTCGATGACATTGATTGCTTAAGTGTTTTAGTGTGTTACGCATTGTGGCTATCTCCATTCGACCCTAAAGCTCAAACTCTCGGGGGATAAAATCTATTGCTAATAAGTAGTTACGTCTGACAATTGAAGTAATCATAGACTCAAAATACTCATTCGTCGCCCGTCAGGGATAATTTTTATGCAAGATGTGACCTTCTCCACGCGGCGACTGGCGCGAAGGCACAATCAACGCTGGCATTGCGGGCAAAACACCGTACTACGCTGACCTAAGCGGACCTCCTTCAAGCTAGCCTTGCACGTAATACAGGGCGTATCGCCACGACCATAGACCTTTAACTGCTGCTTAAAATAACCCGGTTTGCCGTCACCGCCAACAAAATCCCGCAAGGTCGTTCCACCTTGTTCAATCGCCTGCGCCAATACGGTTTTAATTTCTTGTGCTAATCGTAAATACCGTTGCTGTGACACTTTGCCCGCTTGCCGATCAGGCCTGATACCCGCAGCAAATAAGGCTTCGTTAGCATAGATATTGCCAACGCCCACCACAATCTTATTATCCATAATGAAGGTTTTCACCGGCGCCTTGCGACCCCGCGAGCGCTGAAATAATAACTCACCATCGAAATCGTCGGTAAGCGGCTCTGGCCCCAGAGACGCTAGCAAACTGTGCAGCTCATCATTGGCGCCCTGCCACAACAGACAGCCAAAGCGGCGGGGATCAGTAAAGCGCAAAGCGTGACCATCATCCAATACCCAGTCCACATGGTCATGAGCCATAGGTGGTTCATCGGCTTTGATAATGCGCAGACTTCCGGACATACCCAAATGAAGTATCGCCGTGCCATTGGAAAAGTGCAGCAGTAAATATTTAGCGCGGCGCTCAACGCCCTGAATTTGCTTGCCTTTAACCAGACGCGCCAGATTTGCAGGCACCGCCCAGCGCAGCTGCGGTTGTCGCACCACCAGTTTTTTGACGTGGCGCTGCAGAATATGCGGCTCAATCCCCAATCGGGTGGTTTCTACTTCGGGCAATTCAGGCATGGGCTAACCTAGGCTGGACAGGTGTGAAGATGCATAGCAATCGCCGGATCCACAGGCACAAAAAAGCCCGAACACAGCCGGGCTTTAGCAGAATCTTACATCCAATTACTTAATTTTGGATTCTTTATACTCTACGTGCTTACGAACAACAGGGTCATACTTCTTGAACACCATTTTGTCCGGAGTATTACGCTTGTTCTTATCAGTCGTGTAATAGTGACCAGTACCAGCAGTAGAAACCAATTTGATTTTATCGCGTGCGCTTTTCGCCATGATCTACTCCTTATACCTTCTCGCCACGAGCACGACAATCTGCTAATACAGCGTCGATACCCTTTTTATCAATGATACGCATACCTTTAGTGGTAACACGCAGTGAAACGAAGCGGTTTTCACTCTCAACCCAAAAACGGTGACGGTGCAGATTGGGTAAAAAACGACGACGCGTACGGTTTTTCGCGTGGGAAACATTGTTTCCCGAAATTGGGCGCTTGCCTGTAACCTGACATACTCTGGACATGGTTTGTCCCTTCCAAATTAATCAACTAAAACTGTTTCTCGGGACAGATAAAACCTAGTTAGTTGTTAGGTTGTTCATCTCAAAAGAGGGGCTGCCCGAACGGAGCGCGACTTTATACCAGAACAAGGATTTAAAGCCAAGCGAAAGTTGAATAATTAACCTTTTAAGCACCTAAATGACCAATATAATCGTCAAAGCAGCCCGCGCTCGGCAAAAGATACCAATTCGCCATCACCCACCACAAAGTGATCCAACACCCGAATATCCACCAATGCCAGTGCTTCCACCAAGCGTCTGGTGATGCGCTCATCGGCTTGTGACGGCTCAGCCACACCGCTGGGGTGATTGTGCGCCAGAATCAACGCAGCGGCCTGTAGCTGCAAACTGCGGGTAACTACTTCCCGTGGATACACACAGGCCGCATCGATAGTGCCGTAAAACAGGGTTTCAAAACAAATCACCCGGTGCTGGCTGTCTAGAAATAAACAGCAAAACTGCTCCTGCGACTGATCTCGCAAACAGGACAACAAATACTGGCGGGTCAGCGCGGGACTAGTAATGCCCTCACCACGCTCCATCGACTCCTGCAAATGGCGTCGCGACATTTCCAGTACTGCCTGTAATTGAGCAAATTTGGCTAAACCCAAACCACGGCCTTCGCAAAACTGGCGCATCTGGGCACTGAGCAAGGGGCGCAAACCACCAAACTGTGTCAGTAACTGTCGTGCCAAATCCACGGCGGTCATACCAGGTGCGCCGGTACGTAAAAAAATCGCTAGCAATTCTGCATCGGAAAGGGCTGCAGCACCCTGTTTAAGTAGTTTTTCGCGGGGCCTTTCTTTAACTGGCCAATCGGTAATTGCCATAGTATTTCCTCCTTGAAATAGCCTTGGGATATCGCTCCCTATCCTGAAACGCCCACTTATCATACAATCCCCAGCCTGAATTGCCGAGACCTTATCCGATTTTATGCAGCAACTAAACAACAAACAGATTTTACTGGGCGTCACCGGTGGTATTGCCGCTTATAAAGCGGCGGAATTGATCCGCCGCCTGCAAGACCACGGTGCCAACGTACGCGTGGTGATGACCAAAGCTGCTCAGGAATTTATCACGCCGTTAACATTGCAGGCACTCTCGGGTAACCCGGTACATACCGATTTGTTAAACCCCGAAGCCGAAGCCGCAATGGGGCATATTGAGCTCGCGCGCTGGGCCGATCTGGTGTTAGTTGCTCCCGCCAGCGCGGATTTTATGGCGCGCTTAGCCCATGGCGAAGCCGGCGATTTACTCACCACCCTGTGTTTGGCTACCCATGCCGGTATCGCCATAGCGCCGGCAATGAACCAGGGTATGTGGCGCGATCCTTCAACACAGGCCAATCTGCAAACCCTGATAGATCGTCAAGTCGCCATCCTGGGCCCCGCTGAAGGCTCTCAGGCCTGTGGTGATATCGGCCCTGGTCGCATGCTGGAAGCTGCCGATATTGCGGCTCTAGCCGCAGCACAATTTCAATCCGGCAGTTTGGATGGAGTAAAACTGGTGATTACCGCCGGGCCCACCCGCGAAGCTATCGACCCGGTTCGCTATATCAGTAACCACAGCTCCGGCAAAATGGGTTTTGCATTAGCCACCGCTGCCGTTGAGGCAGGCGCCTCGGTGACACTGATCGCCGGGCCGGTAGCCTTAGCCACACCCGAACGGGTTACCCGTATCAATGTAGAAAGCGCAGATCAAATGCATCAAGCCGCCCTTGCCGAGTTAGGCCACTGCGATATTTTCATTGGTGCCGCTGCTGTAGCAGATTACCGTCCAGCCAACATTGCAGAACAAAAAATCAAAAAAAACGATGACAATATGACAATCGCGCTGGTCCGCAACCCGGATATTATTGCTGCCGTCGCCAGTCACCCGCAGCGACCCTTCGCCATCGGTTTTGCTGCCGAGACTCAGGATGTACTGAGCTATGCGCGCGGAAAACTCAAAAATAAAAATCTCGATTTAATCATTGCCAATGATGTATCCGATAGCCGTATCGGTTTTAATAGTGATGACAATGCGGTTACCGTCGTTGCCGAAACCAGCGAAACAGCCATCGCCATTGCCTCCAAGCAGCAATTGGCGCGGCAGCTGCTAGCAGTGATCGCTGAACACTATTACGCTAAAAACGTTAAGTAATCGACGTGTCCGGGATTACCCCACACATAAATCGTCGTAAACTGTGCAAGTAGCCTGAATAATTAGGCAATGCAGGCTATAACTAATAACACTTATTAAACTTCTCCGTTTAAATTTAAATCGCAGGCACGATCTGTCAGCAAGACCAAGGGAACCATGGCTAAAAAGAACCCACCCAAACAAAAAAACGCATCGCCAGCAAAGCCGAAAAACCTGTTAATCACCACCATTATTAACTGCACTGCGATTAGCTTGCTTGTCACTGCCGCCGCCTTTAGCTACTTGGCCTTGGTTGAGCGGCCCGCGATCAGCAATGCAAGCATTCAGGCACAGGCACAAAGCCTTGCTGACAGCCAGGTGTCGCTACTCGATCAAGCCCTGACACAATTGCGACTGCGTCTCAGCAACATCGCACTGTCTGAAGATTTACTCGCGGCACTTGAGCAGTCAGACCCAGCAGCACTTGAGCGCTATCGCCTTGAGTTAAAACGAGCTTTTCCGGAAGCCATCAGCAGCAAACTAATTCCACTGGGACCACTCGGGATCGCCTCTCTAAACAAAGACAGCCGCGAGCTTCGCAATAACATCGAGCTGGACTTACTCCGCTCTGTTAGCAATGGTCAAAATGTAGAACCTGAAGCCTATCAATATGAGGATACGTGGTTATTCTCTGTAGCTGAATCAGTGCAATCGACCGATAAAAAATATGCCAGTGCTGCACTATTGGTGACACTGGATGAGCAATACCTGCGCAGTCTAT encodes:
- the coaBC gene encoding bifunctional phosphopantothenoylcysteine decarboxylase/phosphopantothenate--cysteine ligase CoaBC gives rise to the protein MQQLNNKQILLGVTGGIAAYKAAELIRRLQDHGANVRVVMTKAAQEFITPLTLQALSGNPVHTDLLNPEAEAAMGHIELARWADLVLVAPASADFMARLAHGEAGDLLTTLCLATHAGIAIAPAMNQGMWRDPSTQANLQTLIDRQVAILGPAEGSQACGDIGPGRMLEAADIAALAAAQFQSGSLDGVKLVITAGPTREAIDPVRYISNHSSGKMGFALATAAVEAGASVTLIAGPVALATPERVTRINVESADQMHQAALAELGHCDIFIGAAAVADYRPANIAEQKIKKNDDNMTIALVRNPDIIAAVASHPQRPFAIGFAAETQDVLSYARGKLKNKNLDLIIANDVSDSRIGFNSDDNAVTVVAETSETAIAIASKQQLARQLLAVIAEHYYAKNVK
- the ftsY gene encoding signal recognition particle-docking protein FtsY, which gives rise to MKFFDRFKSNPETNADELSSAEPEVVDVAVEPETASPEDNDTSKSGFFSRLKSGLKKTSSSFASGMGTIFLGKKEIDDELLDDLETQLLVADVGIEATREIMEKLTQQVSRKELFDADALYQSLQKELAALLHGSAIPLQIDSGKKPYVILMVGVNGVGKTTTIGKLSKRFQSEGKSVMLAAGDTFRAAAVEQLQVWGERNNVPVIAQHSGADSASVIFDAVQAAQARNIDVLIADTAGRLHNKDNLMEELKKVVRVMAKLDDTAPHEVMLVLDAGTGQNALSQAKSFQQVVGVSGLTLTKLDGTAKGGIIFAISKQLDIPIRFIGVGEKVDDLRPFVAEDFVAALFDVDQ
- the ftsX gene encoding permease-like cell division protein FtsX — protein: MNKQNPRKDSRAGSSPKKEKGASQSRTSTSDKMNSYIAHHKLVAVDSFKRLLSTPIPSLMTWLVIGIALALPTGLFVALGNLDAVSRGWDGAAQISLFVNKVVSEEDSRQLAKKLRLRTDIAEVEYISRSQALEEFQALSGYGDVLAHLDQNPLPAVIVVRPVEKEISAAATEALFNELKSLPQIEQAILDLEWVQRLYSMMELGRRLTLALAALLSLGVLLVIGNTIRLAIESRRDEIVIVKLVGATNTFVRRPFLYTGLWYGFGGGIVCWLTISVSLFWLSGPIANLAGLYQSQFQLQGLGIGETLLLWLSSAGLGLIGAWLAVGKHLGAIEPR
- the radC gene encoding DNA repair protein RadC: MAITDWPVKERPREKLLKQGAAALSDAELLAIFLRTGAPGMTAVDLARQLLTQFGGLRPLLSAQMRQFCEGRGLGLAKFAQLQAVLEMSRRHLQESMERGEGITSPALTRQYLLSCLRDQSQEQFCCLFLDSQHRVICFETLFYGTIDAACVYPREVVTRSLQLQAAALILAHNHPSGVAEPSQADERITRRLVEALALVDIRVLDHFVVGDGELVSFAERGLL
- the trmB gene encoding tRNA (guanosine(46)-N7)-methyltransferase TrmB, yielding MSADSVTPQVNSSATPEERKRRSIRSFVLRTGRMTPGQQKAYDQYWPLKGLTLGDGVINFSAVFGREADTVLEIGFGMGASLVEMAKAAPDKNFIGIEVHAPGVGKLLHGMGEQQVENIRVYCDDAVEVLNQCIEDNSLDRIQIYFPDPWHKKKHNKRRLIQPAFVQTLRNKLKPKGILHLATDWEHYAEQMMEVMTAADGFSNQADEYCFSPRPEYRPITKFEKRGERLGHGVWDLLFAKTH
- the mutM gene encoding bifunctional DNA-formamidopyrimidine glycosylase/DNA-(apurinic or apyrimidinic site) lyase translates to MPELPEVETTRLGIEPHILQRHVKKLVVRQPQLRWAVPANLARLVKGKQIQGVERRAKYLLLHFSNGTAILHLGMSGSLRIIKADEPPMAHDHVDWVLDDGHALRFTDPRRFGCLLWQGANDELHSLLASLGPEPLTDDFDGELLFQRSRGRKAPVKTFIMDNKIVVGVGNIYANEALFAAGIRPDRQAGKVSQQRYLRLAQEIKTVLAQAIEQGGTTLRDFVGGDGKPGYFKQQLKVYGRGDTPCITCKASLKEVRLGQRSTVFCPQCQR
- the coaD gene encoding pantetheine-phosphate adenylyltransferase produces the protein MKTVIYPGTFNPITNGHIDLVERAAKLFDKVVIAIAYSEKKQPMFSLEQRITLCEQALAHLDNIEVCGFSELLVDFARSKNSQFVLRGVRSMKDFEYEIQMADMNRAMSPGFETIFLTPADGLSYISSTLVREIAGMGGDVSNFVPANVLGALQQQLDQ
- a CDS encoding YfhL family 4Fe-4S dicluster ferredoxin is translated as MSLLITDECINCDVCEPVCPNEAIYQGELIYEIDPSLCTECVGHFDEPQCQTVCPVDCIPLDPDHLETPKQLQAKYQRLIAVG
- the rsmD gene encoding 16S rRNA (guanine(966)-N(2))-methyltransferase RsmD codes for the protein MAKTSPRRPSNKTSNQLRIIGGQWRGRKLAFPTVEGLRPTPDRVRETLFNWLAPSIIGARCADLFSGSGALGLEALSRGSGHTDLVDSAKPVSQQLNLNLQTLQCDHATVWHSQAQPWLQQAIPGYDIIFLDPPFGQNLAASCIEIINNRNLLNDKAWVYLEMGATEPLPHYPENWQLHREKTAGQVCYRLFKVEQA
- a CDS encoding DUF423 domain-containing protein; amino-acid sequence: MAKTFLLIAAISGLMAVAIGAFGAHGLKARLTEDLMAVYQTGVQYHFYHTLALMLVGTLALQMPMPLLNWSGCLFIVGMIIFSGSLYLLALTGIKWLGAITPLGGVAMIAGWLSLAVAVYKGME
- the rpmB gene encoding 50S ribosomal protein L28; this translates as MSRVCQVTGKRPISGNNVSHAKNRTRRRFLPNLHRHRFWVESENRFVSLRVTTKGMRIIDKKGIDAVLADCRARGEKV
- the rpmG gene encoding 50S ribosomal protein L33, with the protein product MAKSARDKIKLVSTAGTGHYYTTDKNKRNTPDKMVFKKYDPVVRKHVEYKESKIK
- the rpoH gene encoding RNA polymerase sigma factor RpoH, giving the protein MSTALQTVNLVPGSNLNAYMQTVNTFPVLTAERERELGEELYYHENLEAARELVMSHLRFVVHIAKSYKGYGLPLADLIQEGNIGLMKAVKRFNPEKGVRLVSFAVHWVKAEMHEFILRNWRIVKVATTKAQRKLFFNLRGAKKKLAWLTNDEAHAVADDLGVDIKEVRRMESRLTASDLGFDAGADDDDDGIVAPAHYLEDKSANPALLLEDADWEQNSNQHLHIALDQLDERSRDILQARWLSDSKATLHELADKYGVSAERVRQLEQNAMKKVRATMEA